A stretch of the Streptococcus suis genome encodes the following:
- a CDS encoding DUF3165 family protein produces the protein MFYLILAMLLVLFYIFAAPNNIRGTINLMVAVFVLVALFIALLLAFLKVLEFSSHVWVAIIMFMIAFWAMWDIHHLDKPNTKRSSRTKRDTY, from the coding sequence ATGTTTTATCTAATCTTAGCCATGTTGCTGGTGCTATTTTATATCTTTGCAGCACCAAACAATATTCGAGGAACCATTAATCTCATGGTTGCAGTATTTGTTTTAGTAGCACTTTTTATAGCCCTCTTATTAGCTTTTTTAAAGGTTTTAGAATTCTCTTCTCATGTCTGGGTTGCCATTATCATGTTCATGATTGCATTCTGGGCTATGTGGGATATTCATCATTTAGATAAACCAAATACCAAACGTTCATCAAGAACGAAGAGAGATACCTACTAA
- the typA gene encoding translational GTPase TypA, which produces MTKLREDIRNVAIIAHVDHGKTTLVDELLKQSQTLDERTHLDERAMDSNDIEKERGITILAKNTAVAYNGTRINIMDTPGHADFGGEVERIMKMVDGVVLVVDAYEGTMPQTRFVLKKALEQNLIPIVVVNKIDKPSARPEEVVDEVLELFIELGADDDQLEFPVVYASAINGTSSLSDNPDDQEETMAPIFDTIIEHIPAPVDNSDEPLQFQVSLLDYNDFVGRIGIGRVFRGTVKVGDQVTLSKLDGTTKNFRVTKLFGFFGLERKEIQEAKAGDLIAVSGMEDIFVGETVTPTDAVEALPVLRIDEPTLQMTFLVNNSPFAGREGKWVTSRKIEERLLAELQTDVSLRVDPTNSPDKWTVSGRGELHLSILIETMRREGYELQVSRPEVIIKEIDGVKMEPFERVQIDTPEEYQGSVIQSLSERKGDMLDMISTGNGQTRLVFLVPARGLIGYSTEFLSMTRGYGIMNHTFDQYLPVVPGEIGGRHRGALVSIDHGKATTYSIMRIEERGTIFVNPGTEVYEGMIIGENSRDNDLTVNITTAKQMTNVRSATKDQTAVIKTPRILTLEESLEFLNDDEYMEVTPESIRLRKQVLNKAERDKTAKKKKLATEEG; this is translated from the coding sequence ATGACAAAACTTAGAGAAGACATCCGTAACGTTGCTATTATTGCCCACGTTGACCACGGAAAAACAACCCTCGTTGATGAACTATTAAAACAATCCCAAACATTGGATGAGCGTACGCACTTGGATGAGCGTGCTATGGACTCAAATGATATTGAGAAAGAGCGTGGTATCACCATCCTTGCAAAAAATACTGCCGTAGCTTATAACGGTACTCGTATCAACATCATGGATACACCAGGACACGCGGACTTTGGTGGTGAGGTTGAGCGGATCATGAAAATGGTTGATGGTGTAGTCCTTGTCGTGGATGCTTATGAAGGAACCATGCCACAGACTCGTTTCGTGTTGAAAAAAGCGCTTGAACAAAACTTGATACCTATCGTGGTTGTGAATAAGATTGACAAACCATCTGCTCGTCCTGAAGAAGTAGTGGATGAAGTGCTTGAACTCTTCATCGAACTTGGGGCAGACGACGATCAATTGGAATTCCCAGTAGTCTATGCGTCAGCGATTAATGGTACTTCTTCATTGTCTGACAATCCAGATGACCAAGAAGAAACAATGGCACCAATCTTTGATACCATCATCGAGCATATCCCAGCTCCAGTGGACAACTCAGATGAACCATTGCAGTTCCAAGTATCACTTTTGGACTACAATGACTTCGTAGGTCGTATCGGTATCGGTCGTGTCTTCCGTGGTACTGTTAAAGTTGGTGACCAAGTTACCCTTTCTAAACTAGACGGCACAACGAAAAACTTCCGCGTTACAAAACTCTTTGGTTTCTTCGGTCTTGAGCGTAAAGAAATCCAAGAAGCTAAAGCGGGTGACTTGATTGCCGTTTCTGGTATGGAAGACATCTTCGTTGGTGAGACAGTAACACCGACAGATGCAGTTGAGGCACTCCCAGTTCTTCGTATCGATGAGCCTACTCTTCAAATGACTTTCTTGGTGAACAACTCACCATTTGCCGGTCGTGAAGGGAAATGGGTAACTTCACGTAAGATTGAAGAGCGTCTCTTGGCTGAATTGCAAACAGACGTATCTCTTCGTGTTGACCCAACAAATTCACCAGATAAATGGACTGTTTCAGGTCGTGGTGAATTGCACTTGTCTATCTTGATTGAAACCATGCGTCGTGAAGGCTATGAGCTTCAAGTATCACGTCCAGAAGTTATCATCAAGGAGATCGACGGCGTGAAGATGGAGCCATTTGAGCGCGTGCAAATCGATACTCCTGAAGAATACCAAGGTTCTGTTATCCAATCCCTTTCTGAGCGTAAGGGTGATATGTTGGATATGATTTCAACAGGTAATGGCCAAACACGACTTGTCTTCCTCGTACCTGCGCGTGGTTTGATTGGTTATTCTACAGAATTCCTTTCAATGACTCGTGGTTATGGTATCATGAACCATACTTTCGATCAGTATCTACCAGTTGTTCCTGGTGAAATTGGTGGTCGTCACCGTGGCGCCCTTGTCTCTATCGACCACGGTAAGGCAACGACTTATTCTATCATGCGTATCGAAGAACGTGGTACCATCTTTGTTAATCCAGGTACTGAAGTATACGAGGGAATGATCATCGGTGAAAACTCTCGTGACAATGATTTGACTGTTAATATCACAACTGCTAAACAAATGACAAACGTTCGTTCAGCGACGAAAGACCAAACAGCGGTTATTAAGACACCACGTATCTTGACTCTTGAAGAATCACTTGAATTCTTGAATGATGACGAGTACATGGAAGTCACACCAGAATCCATTCGTCTTCGTAAGCAAGTCTTGAACAAGGCAGAACGTGATAAGACTGCTAAAAAGAAAAAATTAGCGACTGAAGAAGGATAA
- a CDS encoding aspartate--ammonia ligase, translated as MKKSFIHQQEEISFVKNTFTQYLKDKLEIVEVQGPILSRVGDGMQDNLSGVENAVTVNVKLIPDATYEVVHSLAKWKRHTLARFGFHEGEGLFVHMKALRPDEDSLDPIHSVYVDQWDWEKVIPDGRRNLAYLKETVEQIYKAIRLTELAVEARYDIESVLPKKITFVHTEDLVKNFPDLTPKERENVVAKEYGAVFLIGIGGELADGKPHDGRAPDYDDWTSPSEAGYKGLNGDILVWNEALGSAFEISSMGIRVDEEALKRQVAITGDEDRLEYDWHRALLNGLFPLTIGGGIGQSRLAMFLLRKKHIGEVQSSVWPQDVRDAFENIL; from the coding sequence ATGAAGAAAAGCTTCATTCATCAGCAAGAGGAGATTTCTTTTGTCAAAAATACATTTACACAGTATTTGAAAGACAAGCTAGAAATCGTAGAAGTGCAAGGACCGATTTTGAGTCGTGTCGGGGATGGTATGCAGGATAATTTGTCCGGTGTGGAGAATGCAGTTACCGTTAATGTGAAGCTGATACCAGATGCTACTTATGAGGTGGTTCATTCGCTTGCAAAATGGAAGCGTCATACCTTGGCTCGCTTTGGATTTCACGAAGGAGAAGGTCTTTTTGTACATATGAAAGCCTTGCGTCCAGATGAGGATTCCTTGGATCCGATTCACTCGGTGTATGTGGATCAGTGGGACTGGGAAAAGGTCATCCCTGATGGACGTCGCAACTTGGCTTATTTGAAGGAAACGGTCGAACAAATCTATAAGGCCATTCGATTGACAGAGCTTGCAGTTGAAGCACGCTACGATATCGAATCTGTCTTACCGAAGAAGATTACCTTTGTTCACACAGAAGACTTGGTGAAAAATTTCCCAGACTTGACGCCAAAAGAGCGTGAAAATGTGGTTGCCAAGGAATACGGTGCGGTCTTCCTAATCGGTATCGGTGGTGAATTGGCAGATGGTAAACCACATGATGGCCGTGCACCTGACTATGATGACTGGACAAGCCCATCTGAAGCAGGCTATAAAGGCCTTAACGGAGATATTTTGGTATGGAACGAAGCACTTGGGTCAGCTTTTGAAATCTCATCAATGGGGATTCGTGTTGACGAAGAAGCACTCAAACGCCAAGTTGCCATTACAGGCGATGAAGACCGTTTAGAATATGACTGGCACCGTGCACTCTTGAATGGCTTGTTCCCATTGACAATCGGTGGAGGGATTGGTCAATCACGTTTGGCTATGTTCTTGCTTCGTAAGAAACATATCGGTGAAGTGCAATCTAGCGTTTGGCCACAAGATGTTCGTGACGCCTTTGAAAATATTCTTTAA
- a CDS encoding MmcQ family protein, whose product MSRKIANLPSLIPFGFTFADNRYTYREVFMEGQFEAVVEVDEAGQLSSFIWDCEMEEVYTAHLVTAPAGAFVGQVRESYQAILARVEEACCVALPFSKDQSNRIAQLIKEQWGDLPDYPFDKLLTYGAFRHPSNNKWYALVSQIPRDKLDGSADQELVEIVNLKVDGREIAELLSQSGIYPAYHMSKKAWVSVLLDETVEDQAIFALLEKSRHQVGPKSYKAEQGPDYWVIPANPKVYDIDTEFAENKIVYWPQKLTIQAGDIVSIYVTAPVQAIRYVCRVLGANLENRGESDIPAEKKVMQVELIAQLSDTVLPRERMLDLGVKAVRGPRRLTKELIDVLRSEVKKFIKLSEYLIKIFTSAKKAV is encoded by the coding sequence ATGTCTAGAAAAATTGCCAACCTCCCCTCCCTCATCCCTTTCGGTTTCACCTTTGCCGACAATCGTTACACCTACCGTGAGGTCTTCATGGAGGGGCAGTTTGAGGCGGTGGTGGAGGTTGATGAGGCTGGGCAGCTGTCGTCCTTTATCTGGGATTGTGAGATGGAGGAGGTCTATACTGCCCATCTGGTGACTGCGCCAGCTGGGGCTTTTGTGGGGCAGGTGAGAGAAAGCTATCAGGCGATTTTGGCTCGGGTCGAGGAGGCTTGTTGTGTTGCTCTGCCATTTTCCAAGGACCAAAGCAACCGCATAGCCCAGCTCATCAAGGAGCAGTGGGGCGACCTTCCTGACTATCCCTTTGACAAGTTACTGACCTATGGGGCCTTTCGCCATCCCTCCAATAATAAGTGGTACGCCCTGGTCAGTCAGATTCCGAGGGACAAGCTGGATGGGAGCGCTGACCAAGAGCTGGTGGAGATTGTCAATCTCAAGGTAGATGGTCGGGAAATAGCAGAGCTGCTGAGTCAGTCGGGCATCTACCCAGCCTATCATATGTCAAAGAAGGCCTGGGTGTCGGTCTTGCTGGATGAGACTGTGGAGGACCAGGCGATTTTCGCCCTCCTTGAGAAAAGTCGCCATCAGGTAGGACCAAAATCCTACAAGGCGGAGCAAGGGCCTGATTACTGGGTTATTCCTGCCAATCCCAAGGTCTATGATATTGATACCGAGTTTGCGGAAAATAAGATAGTCTATTGGCCACAAAAATTAACCATTCAAGCTGGAGACATCGTATCCATCTATGTGACGGCGCCTGTACAGGCCATCCGCTATGTCTGCCGTGTCTTGGGGGCGAACTTAGAAAATCGCGGGGAATCAGACATTCCTGCAGAGAAGAAAGTCATGCAGGTGGAATTGATTGCGCAGCTATCTGATACTGTCTTACCGAGGGAGCGTATGTTGGACTTAGGGGTCAAGGCGGTACGTGGTCCTAGACGTCTCACAAAGGAGTTGATAGATGTTCTGAGATCGGAAGTGAAAAAATTTATTAAATTATCAGAATATTTAATAAAAATCTTTACATCTGCAAAAAAAGCGGTATAA
- a CDS encoding (deoxy)nucleoside triphosphate pyrophosphohydrolase codes for MSKKIISVVAAAIEKDGKIFCAQRPEGKSLGGYWEFPGGKLEQGETPEEALIREIKEEFDSEIEIVSFINEASHEYDFGIVTMKTYRSKLHTGNLTLLEHQDSKWLPIEELDTLEWAPVDIPAVKCLQQK; via the coding sequence TTGTCAAAAAAAATTATTAGTGTGGTAGCTGCAGCAATTGAAAAAGATGGAAAAATATTTTGCGCTCAACGGCCTGAAGGAAAAAGTTTAGGAGGCTATTGGGAATTCCCTGGAGGAAAGCTTGAGCAAGGTGAGACTCCCGAAGAGGCTTTAATTCGCGAAATTAAAGAAGAATTTGATTCTGAAATTGAAATCGTTTCCTTCATCAATGAAGCCTCCCATGAGTATGATTTTGGTATTGTTACAATGAAAACTTACCGTTCAAAATTACACACTGGAAATTTAACATTATTAGAACACCAGGATTCTAAATGGCTTCCCATCGAAGAGTTAGATACATTAGAATGGGCTCCAGTAGATATTCCTGCTGTCAAATGTTTACAACAAAAATAG
- a CDS encoding DUF3427 domain-containing protein: MSNNNLFQDQLLHSLQYGFIDREIFQEGVYSPKILINDTETHRYVLNDIQEELGKAKSFAFSVAFITQSGLALIKSQLSDLADEGVQGRILISPYLDFNDPIAMKELLKLENVQVRITPVNLQMHAKFYLFEQKDKQVIISGSSNLTHTALKINYEWNVKLTSTHNGDFIQNAKEEFELIWKKSIVLDIEAINAYSARRKTVIKTASIQDESIASYQETIRPNKMQEQALEGLATVRENGAHKALVISATGTGKTYLSAFDVEQYNPDRMLFIVHREQILQKSLKDFQKVLGFEDDEGCIYKSGMDLSQKRYIFATIQTISREDNLQSFAPSFFNYILIDEVHKAGADTYKKVMNYFQPDFYLGMTATPERTDGQNIYELFDYNIAYEIRLQEALDNDMLCPFIYYGVSDIKIDGQLIDEKASFSNLVSEQRVNHILEKVTYYGVSGETVKGLIFCSSVNEAKELEGQFNARGLRTRALSGEHSQEERQRVVQDLENGNLDYILTVDIFNEGIDIPSVNQVVMLRNTQSSIIFIQQLGRGLRKHDSKEYVTIIDFIGNYQNNYLIPVALFGDQSMNKDNYRREVREPNILKGLTTINFEKVAKELIFSSITNTTLSSIKILRDAFKDLENKLGRVPYLSDFVKLNSIDPLVFFENSSFQNYGDVINKFSEETILLSEVEKRFLNFITFEILNGKRKHELYLLNLLVENEGLVSSDKWFEFIIEHDLDFKTDVLDSVTRVLDLSFLKAQEQKKYGSDPLVDFDGDMYRLNNAVYQSLENNSIFAQLFIDTIITGILKSKEYPEIFTLGQKYTRREVLKLMNVAKDEPPLNIGGYKIDKDTNSCPIFITYHKSEDISDTIKYEDELLNESTLKWFSKNKRTLDSNDVSTIIHSNENGLRLELFVIKDDSEAGEFYYLGPLRYVENSASELIKSGDSVVQMLFKIGSPVETNLYKYLTDK, encoded by the coding sequence ATGTCCAACAACAACTTATTCCAAGACCAGCTTCTTCATTCTTTGCAATATGGTTTCATTGATAGAGAGATTTTTCAAGAAGGGGTCTATTCGCCTAAAATTTTAATAAATGATACAGAGACTCATCGTTATGTCTTAAATGATATTCAAGAAGAGTTAGGCAAAGCTAAATCATTTGCTTTCAGTGTGGCTTTTATTACTCAGTCTGGACTAGCCCTAATTAAAAGTCAATTATCAGATTTGGCAGATGAGGGAGTTCAGGGGAGAATTTTGATTTCCCCTTATCTAGATTTTAATGATCCCATAGCGATGAAGGAATTGCTTAAACTGGAAAATGTCCAAGTTCGGATAACACCAGTCAATTTGCAAATGCATGCTAAGTTTTATCTATTTGAGCAAAAAGATAAACAAGTTATCATTTCAGGTAGTTCAAATTTAACTCATACAGCCTTGAAAATTAACTATGAGTGGAATGTGAAGTTGACCTCTACACATAACGGTGATTTTATCCAGAATGCCAAAGAAGAGTTTGAACTTATTTGGAAAAAATCAATCGTTTTAGATATAGAAGCAATCAATGCTTATTCAGCTCGTAGGAAGACGGTGATAAAAACAGCGTCGATTCAGGACGAGTCAATAGCATCTTACCAAGAAACCATTCGTCCCAACAAGATGCAAGAGCAAGCTTTGGAAGGCCTCGCAACTGTTAGGGAAAATGGTGCTCACAAAGCTCTGGTCATCAGTGCAACTGGGACAGGTAAAACCTATCTTTCTGCCTTTGATGTCGAACAATACAATCCAGATCGAATGTTATTTATAGTTCACCGAGAACAAATCCTACAAAAATCATTAAAAGATTTTCAAAAAGTGTTAGGATTTGAAGATGATGAAGGCTGCATTTATAAGAGTGGAATGGATTTATCACAGAAGAGGTATATTTTTGCGACCATTCAGACCATTTCGAGAGAAGATAACCTCCAATCTTTTGCCCCATCTTTCTTTAACTATATTTTGATTGATGAAGTTCATAAAGCTGGTGCAGACACCTATAAAAAAGTGATGAATTATTTTCAGCCAGATTTTTATTTAGGGATGACAGCAACACCTGAGCGAACAGATGGACAAAATATTTACGAGCTTTTTGACTATAATATTGCTTATGAAATTCGCTTGCAAGAGGCACTTGATAATGATATGCTCTGTCCATTTATATACTACGGCGTTTCAGATATTAAGATTGATGGCCAGTTAATAGATGAGAAAGCCAGTTTTTCGAATCTAGTATCAGAACAACGAGTTAATCATATTTTAGAAAAAGTTACTTATTATGGAGTAAGTGGAGAAACGGTAAAAGGTTTAATTTTCTGTTCTTCAGTAAATGAAGCAAAAGAGCTAGAGGGGCAGTTTAATGCAAGAGGACTCCGTACACGCGCTCTTTCTGGGGAACATAGCCAAGAGGAACGACAGAGAGTTGTTCAAGACTTAGAAAATGGAAACTTAGACTATATTCTGACGGTTGATATTTTTAATGAGGGAATTGATATTCCGAGTGTCAACCAGGTTGTCATGCTTCGCAATACCCAATCGAGTATCATTTTTATTCAACAATTAGGTCGAGGCTTGCGAAAGCACGATTCGAAAGAATATGTTACGATTATTGATTTCATTGGAAACTATCAAAACAACTATCTAATTCCTGTTGCACTATTTGGCGATCAGTCTATGAACAAAGACAATTATCGTCGTGAGGTCAGAGAGCCCAACATCTTAAAAGGATTGACGACAATCAACTTTGAGAAGGTTGCCAAAGAACTAATTTTTTCTTCTATCACAAATACGACACTCTCATCAATCAAAATTTTACGAGATGCTTTTAAAGACTTAGAGAATAAGTTGGGTAGAGTTCCGTATCTATCAGATTTCGTAAAATTAAACAGCATTGATCCGCTTGTCTTTTTTGAAAACTCCAGTTTTCAAAATTATGGAGATGTCATCAATAAATTTTCAGAAGAAACAATCCTTCTATCAGAAGTTGAAAAGCGATTTTTGAATTTTATTACGTTTGAAATCTTGAATGGAAAACGAAAACATGAACTGTATTTGTTGAACTTGCTTGTCGAAAATGAGGGACTAGTTTCGTCAGATAAATGGTTTGAATTTATTATTGAGCATGATTTAGATTTTAAAACAGATGTTTTGGATTCGGTAACAAGAGTATTGGACCTATCATTTCTAAAAGCCCAGGAGCAAAAGAAATATGGTAGTGATCCGTTAGTTGATTTTGATGGGGATATGTATAGATTGAATAATGCGGTCTATCAATCACTGGAAAATAACAGTATTTTTGCTCAACTCTTTATTGATACAATTATAACTGGAATATTAAAATCGAAAGAGTATCCTGAAATTTTCACACTGGGTCAGAAATATACTCGACGTGAAGTGCTTAAATTAATGAATGTCGCAAAAGATGAACCACCTTTAAATATTGGTGGATACAAAATTGATAAGGATACTAATTCTTGTCCGATTTTCATCACTTACCATAAAAGTGAAGATATTAGTGATACGATCAAATACGAAGATGAATTACTGAATGAGTCAACATTAAAGTGGTTCTCAAAGAACAAACGTACACTGGATTCTAATGATGTATCGACTATTATTCATTCTAATGAAAATGGATTGAGGCTAGAACTTTTTGTCATTAAAGATGATTCAGAAGCCGGAGAATTTTATTATCTTGGTCCACTAAGATACGTTGAAAATAGTGCAAGTGAATTAATAAAATCTGGAGACTCGGTAGTTCAAATGCTATTTAAGATAGGTTCACCTGTGGAGACAAACTTGTATAAGTACTTGACAGATAAATAA
- a CDS encoding cell filamentation protein Fic, with product MQPTYNIDNPNLSYEAKQELWETGFGLQKVDGLTPSIYMEELADRQARGEYTYEQVYEEITKYHQSTDASTQEADIVSLRIVEMLSQNGFSLRPTTLLHIHKELFQDIFDSSIPVGEYRTVNITKNELVLKGDTVIYSDFPLIAATLDYDFQQERDFSYTGLNKQAIVAHIQSFISGIWQIHPFREGNTRTITVFLIKYLRSLGFEIDNEPFQKHAKYFRDALVLDNAKLVNKRSDFLTAFFENLLLNGQNDLSSERMYGELGIKLEK from the coding sequence ATGCAACCAACTTACAACATTGATAACCCCAATCTGTCCTACGAAGCCAAGCAAGAACTATGGGAAACGGGTTTTGGTCTTCAAAAAGTGGATGGGTTGACTCCGTCTATTTATATGGAAGAGTTGGCTGATAGGCAAGCTCGTGGAGAGTACACCTATGAGCAGGTGTACGAGGAAATTACGAAATACCACCAGTCAACTGATGCCAGTACACAAGAAGCAGATATTGTCTCTCTTCGGATTGTTGAAATGCTCTCCCAAAATGGTTTTAGCCTCCGACCAACCACTCTCTTACATATCCACAAAGAGCTTTTTCAGGATATTTTTGACAGCAGTATTCCAGTAGGTGAATACCGCACTGTCAATATTACAAAAAATGAATTAGTCTTAAAAGGTGATACAGTGATTTATTCAGATTTTCCATTGATTGCCGCCACTTTGGACTATGATTTCCAGCAAGAAAGGGATTTTTCTTATACTGGCTTAAATAAACAAGCCATTGTTGCCCATATCCAATCCTTTATTTCAGGTATCTGGCAAATACACCCATTCCGAGAAGGGAACACTCGAACAATCACTGTATTTCTTATCAAATACCTTCGCTCACTTGGTTTTGAGATTGATAATGAGCCTTTTCAAAAACATGCAAAATATTTTCGCGACGCCCTTGTGCTTGACAATGCTAAGTTAGTCAATAAACGGTCAGATTTTTTAACTGCCTTCTTTGAAAATCTCCTCCTGAATGGTCAGAATGATTTATCAAGTGAGAGGATGTATGGGGAGTTGGGGATAAAATTAGAGAAATAA
- a CDS encoding DUF262 domain-containing protein — translation MANILDLYSEDILLENIENEQIDIDVEEEILDEIEAPHNRKLYIDKVDKSTSDIIRMIKEGELNLQPDYQRRFVWSSKTQSQFIESLLLSIPIPTIFLAENDDETFEVIDGQQRLTTVFAFFKSALSDEELKNFKVYDENLLRMDSLKLTGLETLSNLNKYKFNELDDKIQRKFKNVSLPMVIIQKDSSEDIKYDIFSRINQGSIKLNSQELLNVMYRGELLSQLNNICKSEAVDNIFGNRPVLKKRFGYNEILLRSFVINDFIDDSWKLVSIPVKDREGLKKSERTYGGRLNTAIIEFLKEYRNDSDKSQKLKDFIDDSINKVSIVFEDDAFKRLDGVELSTSINKTIAEVQLVTLSRFSKTVIEENKILIKNSFKEFLNENLDIFLRATNNTENVKKRYKWGEKLSAQLEG, via the coding sequence ATGGCAAATATTTTAGATTTATACTCTGAAGATATTTTACTTGAAAATATTGAAAATGAGCAGATAGATATTGATGTAGAAGAAGAAATTTTAGATGAGATTGAAGCACCACATAATAGAAAACTATATATTGATAAAGTAGACAAATCGACCTCAGATATTATTAGGATGATTAAAGAAGGAGAATTAAATTTACAACCTGACTATCAAAGAAGATTTGTTTGGAGTTCTAAAACTCAGTCTCAATTTATAGAGTCGTTGTTGTTATCAATACCTATTCCGACTATTTTTTTGGCAGAAAATGATGATGAGACTTTTGAAGTTATTGATGGCCAGCAGCGATTAACGACAGTATTTGCATTTTTTAAATCTGCTTTATCTGATGAGGAATTAAAAAATTTCAAAGTTTATGATGAAAATTTATTGCGGATGGATTCTCTGAAATTGACAGGGTTAGAAACATTATCTAATTTGAATAAATATAAGTTTAATGAATTGGATGATAAAATTCAAAGAAAGTTTAAAAATGTGTCATTGCCAATGGTGATTATTCAAAAGGATTCGTCCGAAGATATAAAATATGATATATTTTCTAGAATTAATCAAGGGTCAATTAAGCTGAATAGTCAAGAATTATTGAATGTTATGTATAGAGGAGAATTATTAAGTCAGTTAAATAATATTTGTAAGAGTGAGGCAGTTGATAACATTTTTGGAAATAGACCAGTGTTGAAAAAGCGGTTTGGTTATAACGAGATATTATTGCGATCATTTGTTATTAATGATTTTATTGATGATTCATGGAAGTTAGTATCTATTCCAGTAAAAGACAGAGAAGGATTAAAAAAATCGGAACGTACTTATGGTGGAAGACTAAATACGGCCATAATTGAATTTTTGAAAGAATACCGAAACGATAGTGATAAGAGTCAAAAACTAAAAGATTTTATTGATGACTCTATTAATAAAGTTAGTATTGTATTTGAAGATGATGCTTTTAAGCGCTTAGACGGAGTTGAGTTATCTACAAGTATTAATAAAACAATAGCAGAGGTACAATTAGTCACATTGTCTAGATTTTCGAAGACTGTAATAGAGGAAAATAAAATTTTAATCAAAAATTCCTTCAAGGAATTTTTAAATGAGAATTTAGATATATTTTTAAGAGCTACAAATAACACTGAGAATGTTAAGAAGAGATATAAATGGGGTGAAAAATTATCAGCCCAATTGGAAGGTTAA